GCTGACTCATGCAAAGGATCAAAGACAGCCCATAGACCGCCCTCTAAGTTAATTTGAAGAAAACCGCCCCAGGGCCATACGTTACACCACCTGATAAAGGCGATGTTATCGGCAAAAGAGACAGGAATCACGTTTTTAGTTAAGGCGTCGTCATTAAATCTCCAGCCGACTGAGTAAGTGAGCTGTCTTGGATCTGCAATCATGGGCCTATAAAGAGGCCCTTCCTGGGGAAGCCAAACACCCCAGAGTCCGCAGTGGCCAAACGAATAGCAAGAATCGCCGCATAAGTAAGTATAGGGACCTAAATAAATGCAATTAGCAGAACACCACCATCTGTCTCTTTCGCAGGTAGGCCATTTTTGACAGCAACCGCAGCAGTTTGGAACGCAATACTGATAAAAACAGGGCAAGTTGCAACACTCTGCGTCCCCTTCTTCATAGTCAGTCTCTTCTTCGCATTCATACTGAAAGTCTGGAAAAGCATATTCCGGATTGTATGCTAAAGCCGGCTGAAAAGGTTCACATCTACAAGCATTTCCATCGTCACAGCCGCAATCGCAATTGTCTTTCCCGCAAGCAAATCCTTTATCACATTTGCAAGGATCTCCGTTTCCGCATCCGCAATCGCAATTGTCTTTTCTGCATACACCTTCAGCTTTCTTGCTTTCTTTTTCACCGCATGTGCAGGAAAACCCGTCGCCGCATCCGCAGTCGCAACTATCTTTACCGCAAACAAACTCTTGCTTTTTGGAACAACCCTCATTCTCCTTGACTCCGCAGCTGCAAGGATATCCATCCCCGCATCCGCAGTCGCAACTATCTTTACCGCAAACAAACTCTTGCTTTTTGGAACAACCCTCATTCTCCTTGACTCCGCAGCTGCAAGGATATCCATCCCCGCATCCGCAGTCGCAACTATCTTTACCGCAAACAAACTCAGTTTTCTTGCTTTCCTTTTCACTGCATGTGCAGGAAAACCCGTCGCCGCATCCGCAGTCGCAACTATCTTTACCGCAAACAAACTCTTGCTTTTTGGAACAACCCTCATTCTCCTTGACTCCGCAGCTGCAAGGATATCCATCCCCGCATCCGCAGTCGCAACTATCTTTACCGCAAACAAACTCGGCTTTTTGTGAGCTTTCCGGCCCGCAGCTGCAGGCGTTTCCGTATAAACAGCCGCAGTCGCAATTGACTTTGGTGCAGCAAGCATCCCCGTTGTC
Above is a genomic segment from Criblamydia sequanensis CRIB-18 containing:
- a CDS encoding DUF1207 domain-containing protein, which produces MHTQNLDGDLRMIARWVFLTFLSFVFYGGLAANDNGDACCTKVNCDCGCLYGNACSCGPESSQKAEFVCGKDSCDCGCGDGYPCSCGVKENEGCSKKQEFVCGKDSCDCGCGDGFSCTCSEKESKKTEFVCGKDSCDCGCGDGYPCSCGVKENEGCSKKQEFVCGKDSCDCGCGDGYPCSCGVKENEGCSKKQEFVCGKDSCDCGCGDGFSCTCGEKESKKAEGVCRKDNCDCGCGNGDPCKCDKGFACGKDNCDCGCDDGNACRCEPFQPALAYNPEYAFPDFQYECEEETDYEEGDAECCNLPCFYQYCVPNCCGCCQKWPTCERDRWWCSANCIYLGPYTYLCGDSCYSFGHCGLWGVWLPQEGPLYRPMIADPRQLTYSVGWRFNDDALTKNVIPVSFADNIAFIRWCNVWPWGGFLQINLEGGLWAVFDPLHESAPLYNADYYVGFPIEYAVDRWVFRLRAYHISSHLGDEFLLNNPGFDRRNPSAEYLDFFVSNYITDEIRLYSGIGWVIQHDESFDSGNFYVQAGTELRFPRLGFYNPCQHLYGLPFFAMDFKYFNIYKEHIDQTYVLGWEWGKTTCEFKRLRAYIMYHDGYSADGQFSEYADNWFSINLSYGY